In Aggregatibacter sp. 2125159857, one DNA window encodes the following:
- a CDS encoding YceK/YidQ family lipoprotein: protein MKFQPLKTLFFSTALFTTSACGTVVKLVDPTEPYRAYAGTKYDFEMAKRWGLPILDVPLSFLLDTALLPYVWSQSE, encoded by the coding sequence ATGAAATTTCAACCCCTAAAAACACTGTTTTTTTCGACCGCACTTTTCACCACCAGCGCCTGTGGCACCGTGGTAAAACTGGTGGATCCGACAGAGCCTTATCGCGCTTATGCCGGCACGAAATACGATTTCGAGATGGCAAAGCGCTGGGGCTTACCGATTTTGGATGTGCCATTGTCTTTTCTGTTGGATACGGCACTTTTGCCTTATGTCTGGTCGCAAAGTGAATAA
- the secM gene encoding secA translation cis-regulator SecM has product MIISNKSKHNFWSRLLLGMLAIFVLPATQELNYPTSVGNENYQNTQQQNAPQILTAVSLLQQTRQQQCQPQHTLPTVEILSQNEPHFSRSPFISHAPIRAGPAFI; this is encoded by the coding sequence ATGATTATTTCCAACAAAAGCAAACACAATTTTTGGTCGCGACTGCTCCTCGGCATGCTGGCGATTTTTGTTTTGCCCGCAACACAGGAACTGAATTATCCCACCTCTGTTGGTAATGAAAACTATCAAAATACGCAACAACAAAATGCGCCTCAAATTTTAACGGCGGTGTCGTTATTACAACAAACCCGCCAGCAACAATGTCAACCGCAACATACCTTACCGACGGTTGAAATTCTCTCCCAAAACGAACCGCACTTTTCGCGTTCGCCATTTATTTCTCATGCGCCAATTCGTGCCGGACCGGCATTCATTTAG
- a CDS encoding porin family protein codes for MKKFTLLALSAAIVSTTAIASDVNFTDLGIGVGVGTTKYEGAKRIANIDAIVDYGFQLDENVVGIVEGKLKAHDSKLQDNAYGRFEQRGRLGVGYLLGYKVAPSILPYAKLSGEVVKFKKYAHDGSYSASDTNLGYGFGAGVKAAVVPNFELGVEYLRTGHRFESTNIKGNTFSTSATYRF; via the coding sequence ATGAAAAAATTCACACTTTTAGCGCTTAGCGCGGCTATCGTATCAACAACGGCAATCGCCTCCGATGTTAATTTCACTGATTTAGGTATTGGGGTTGGCGTGGGTACAACAAAATATGAAGGTGCAAAACGTATTGCCAATATTGATGCTATCGTTGATTACGGTTTCCAACTTGATGAAAATGTCGTGGGTATCGTGGAAGGAAAATTAAAAGCGCATGATTCCAAATTACAAGACAACGCTTATGGCCGATTTGAACAACGAGGACGTTTAGGCGTAGGCTATTTGCTAGGTTATAAAGTTGCACCGTCTATTTTGCCTTATGCGAAACTCAGTGGCGAAGTGGTGAAATTTAAAAAATATGCTCACGATGGCAGCTACAGTGCCAGCGATACGAACTTAGGTTATGGTTTCGGTGCCGGCGTGAAAGCCGCCGTTGTGCCAAACTTTGAACTTGGCGTTGAATATTTACGCACCGGTCATCGCTTTGAAAGCACGAACATTAAAGGCAATACATTCAGCACAAGCGCGACCTATCGTTTCTAA
- a CDS encoding DciA family protein, producing the protein MRYQKPINIHTLLQDSPLAKMMQKGVRLNELNQQMKAFFPAEFAGLYRIANIEQQSLRIEVANAMVRQSFLFRQQVLLGVIQQHLPEITELIFYINPEFRPES; encoded by the coding sequence ATGCGTTATCAAAAACCGATCAATATTCACACCTTATTGCAAGATTCGCCATTGGCGAAAATGATGCAAAAAGGCGTTCGACTGAATGAACTAAATCAGCAAATGAAAGCGTTCTTTCCTGCGGAATTTGCCGGGCTGTATCGTATTGCCAATATTGAGCAACAGAGTTTGCGTATTGAGGTAGCCAACGCCATGGTTCGCCAAAGTTTTTTGTTTCGTCAGCAGGTATTATTGGGCGTTATTCAGCAGCATTTGCCGGAAATTACCGAGTTAATTTTTTACATTAACCCTGAATTTCGTCCTGAGTCATAA
- the gss gene encoding bifunctional glutathionylspermidine amidase/synthase codes for MPDRSPNITTHDPFGSLLGYAPGGVAIYSSDYNTADAQEYPDDAAFRSYLGGEYMGYKWQCVEFARRYLYLNYGMVFTDVGMAYEIFSLRFLRQVVNDALLPLQAFANGGKRAPECGALLIWQEGGEFKHTGHVAIITEVLTDKVRIAEQNVIHSRLPSGQQWTRELPMTVTEDGYRLQDTFDDTEILGWMIQTDSEEFSLPQPMPAPNKLNICAKHIENQGQFSANWLDETKPLEAAYVKAMQGHRVNHGDQYRYFALSESAQHELIRATNELHLMYLHATDKVLKDDNLLQYFNIPKLLWPRLRLSWQNRRYQTISGRLDFCLDERGLKVYEYNADSASCHAEAGAILPRWATQAGLTAGHDPSEGLLNALADTWKHSHATSLVHIMQDYDAEEDYHALFMRDALIQAGFKTKIIHGTEGLHWDTRGQLLDDENQRVQSVWKTWAWETVLEQLREDATGREVAPPIRTGYPEDKVRLIDVLLRPEVLVYEPLWTAIPSNKAILPVLWSLFPNHRYLLEAGFELTPELIKNGYAQKPIAGRRGDNVKLIGECKTVLDSTNGRFDKQENIYQQLWCLPKVEDQYVQVCTFTVGGHYAGSCLRSDPTRVIVGDSDMQPLRIFNDKAFITD; via the coding sequence ATGCCGGATCGTTCTCCTAATATCACAACACATGATCCTTTCGGCAGCTTGTTGGGTTATGCGCCCGGTGGTGTTGCCATTTATTCTTCAGACTATAATACAGCAGATGCACAGGAATACCCTGACGATGCCGCTTTTCGTAGCTATCTGGGTGGCGAATACATGGGCTATAAGTGGCAATGTGTGGAATTCGCCCGTCGCTATCTTTATCTCAATTACGGCATGGTCTTCACCGATGTTGGCATGGCGTACGAAATTTTTTCCCTGCGTTTTCTACGCCAAGTGGTGAATGACGCATTGTTACCGCTACAAGCCTTTGCCAATGGTGGAAAGCGAGCGCCGGAATGTGGTGCGTTGCTGATCTGGCAGGAAGGTGGCGAGTTCAAACACACCGGCCATGTGGCAATTATCACCGAGGTGCTGACAGATAAAGTACGCATTGCAGAACAAAATGTGATTCACTCCCGCCTGCCGAGCGGTCAACAATGGACCCGTGAATTGCCAATGACGGTAACAGAGGACGGCTATCGCTTACAGGATACCTTTGATGATACAGAAATCCTTGGTTGGATGATTCAAACAGACAGCGAGGAATTCAGCCTGCCACAACCTATGCCGGCGCCGAATAAACTCAACATTTGTGCAAAACATATTGAGAATCAAGGGCAGTTTTCAGCAAACTGGCTGGATGAAACAAAACCGTTAGAGGCGGCTTATGTTAAAGCAATGCAAGGACATCGAGTGAATCATGGTGATCAATATCGTTATTTTGCGCTTTCCGAAAGCGCACAACATGAACTGATTCGCGCCACAAATGAATTACATCTCATGTATTTGCACGCCACCGACAAAGTACTCAAAGACGATAACTTATTGCAATATTTCAACATCCCAAAACTGCTTTGGCCTCGCCTGCGGTTATCTTGGCAAAATCGTCGTTATCAAACCATCAGTGGGCGATTAGATTTCTGTCTCGATGAGCGCGGTTTGAAAGTGTATGAATACAATGCTGATTCCGCCTCTTGTCATGCTGAAGCGGGCGCAATCTTGCCTCGTTGGGCGACACAAGCCGGCCTCACTGCGGGGCATGATCCGAGCGAAGGTTTACTTAATGCGTTGGCAGATACATGGAAACACAGCCATGCGACATCGTTAGTCCATATTATGCAGGATTACGATGCAGAAGAAGATTACCATGCCTTGTTTATGCGTGATGCCCTGATACAAGCCGGTTTTAAAACGAAGATTATTCACGGCACGGAAGGCCTCCACTGGGATACGCGCGGACAATTATTAGACGATGAAAATCAGCGTGTCCAAAGCGTATGGAAAACCTGGGCTTGGGAAACCGTGTTGGAGCAATTACGTGAAGATGCGACAGGGCGTGAAGTTGCTCCGCCGATTCGTACCGGCTATCCGGAAGATAAAGTGCGGTTAATTGACGTGTTACTTCGCCCAGAAGTGTTGGTTTATGAACCCTTGTGGACAGCCATTCCAAGTAACAAAGCCATTTTGCCGGTGTTATGGTCGTTGTTTCCAAATCACCGTTATTTGTTGGAAGCGGGATTTGAACTGACACCAGAATTAATTAAAAATGGCTATGCACAAAAACCAATTGCCGGTCGTCGTGGGGATAATGTGAAACTCATTGGCGAATGTAAAACCGTGTTAGACAGTACAAACGGCCGTTTTGATAAACAGGAAAACATTTACCAGCAACTTTGGTGTTTGCCGAAAGTAGAAGATCAATATGTACAGGTATGCACTTTTACTGTAGGTGGACATTATGCCGGGAGCTGTTTGCGTTCCGACCCGACTCGGGTGATTGTCGGCGATAGTGATATGCAGCCGTTACGTATATTCAACGACAAGGCATTTATCACGGATTAA
- the rep gene encoding DNA helicase Rep, with amino-acid sequence MKLNPQQQQAVEYVSGPCLVLAGAGSGKTRVIINKIAHLIGKCGYLPKQIAAVTFTNKAAREMKERVAQSIGKESSKGLIVSTFHTLGFDIIKREYKHLGFKANMTLFDEHDQMALLKELTADLLQEDKELLRTLINRISNWKNDLCSPQQAMTLARDKQEQTFAHCYDRYNKQLRSYNALDFDDLIMLPTLLFKQNAEVRSKWQEKIRYLLVDEYQDTNTSQYELIKLLVGDRARFTVVGDDDQSIYSWRGARPQNMVRLRDDFPALRVIKLEQNYRSSQRILHCANILIDNNDHVFDKKLFSNLGEGEKLQIIEAKNEEHEAERVVGELIAHRFIAKTHYRDYAILYRGNHQSRLLEKILMQNRIPYKISGGTSFFSRAEIKDMMAYLRLVVNQDDDAAFLRIVNTPKREIGTATLEKLGSLAQEKHVSLFEAIFDFELIQRVTPKAYDALQKFARWIVELNDEIQRSEPERAVRSMLTSLHYEEYLYEYATSPKAAEMQSKNVATLFDWVADMLKGDEFNEPMNLNQIVTRLTLRDMLERGEEDDDSDQVQLMTLHASKGLEFPYVFLIGMEEGILPHQTSIDEDNVEEERRLAYVGITRAQRNLWFSLCKERRQFGELIRPEPSRFLLELPEDDLQWERDKPPLSVEQQQAKTQSHIANLRAILRGK; translated from the coding sequence ATGAAACTCAATCCGCAACAACAACAAGCCGTGGAATATGTGTCCGGCCCTTGCCTCGTTTTAGCCGGTGCAGGCTCTGGGAAAACGCGCGTCATCATCAACAAAATTGCTCACCTGATTGGTAAGTGCGGTTATCTTCCAAAGCAAATCGCCGCCGTCACTTTCACCAATAAAGCCGCACGTGAAATGAAAGAACGTGTGGCACAGTCCATTGGTAAGGAATCCTCCAAAGGGCTCATTGTGTCCACCTTTCACACCCTCGGGTTTGACATTATTAAGCGTGAATACAAGCACTTAGGTTTTAAAGCGAACATGACGCTGTTTGATGAACATGATCAAATGGCGTTGTTAAAAGAGCTCACTGCTGATCTGTTGCAGGAAGACAAAGAGTTACTACGTACGCTAATTAATCGTATCTCCAACTGGAAAAATGATTTATGTAGCCCGCAACAAGCAATGACATTGGCGCGTGATAAGCAAGAACAAACCTTCGCTCATTGTTACGACCGCTATAACAAACAACTGCGTTCCTACAATGCTTTGGATTTTGATGATTTGATTATGTTACCGACCCTACTGTTCAAACAGAATGCCGAAGTGCGGTCAAAATGGCAAGAGAAAATTCGCTATCTGTTGGTAGATGAATACCAAGACACCAATACCAGCCAATATGAGTTGATTAAGTTGTTGGTAGGTGATCGTGCGCGTTTCACGGTGGTGGGTGACGACGATCAGTCTATTTATTCTTGGCGTGGTGCTCGCCCGCAGAATATGGTGCGGTTACGCGATGATTTTCCGGCGTTACGGGTGATTAAACTGGAACAAAATTACCGTTCCAGCCAACGCATTTTGCATTGCGCCAATATCCTCATTGATAACAACGATCATGTTTTCGACAAAAAACTCTTTTCCAATTTAGGCGAAGGGGAAAAGTTACAAATTATTGAAGCGAAAAATGAAGAACATGAGGCAGAACGTGTCGTGGGCGAACTCATTGCTCACCGTTTTATCGCCAAAACCCATTATCGCGATTATGCCATTTTGTATCGTGGCAACCACCAATCACGCTTGCTGGAAAAAATTCTGATGCAAAACCGTATTCCATACAAAATCTCCGGCGGCACATCCTTTTTCTCCCGCGCGGAAATTAAGGACATGATGGCGTATTTGCGTTTGGTGGTAAATCAAGATGATGATGCAGCGTTTTTGCGCATTGTGAACACGCCAAAACGGGAAATCGGTACGGCAACACTGGAAAAATTGGGTTCACTGGCACAAGAAAAACATGTCAGCTTATTTGAAGCGATTTTTGATTTTGAGCTGATTCAACGGGTCACCCCGAAAGCCTATGATGCGTTGCAAAAATTCGCCCGTTGGATTGTCGAATTGAATGATGAAATACAACGTTCCGAACCTGAACGCGCCGTGCGTTCCATGCTGACTTCATTACATTACGAAGAATATTTATACGAATACGCCACCAGCCCAAAAGCGGCAGAAATGCAGAGCAAAAACGTGGCAACGTTGTTTGATTGGGTCGCTGACATGTTAAAAGGTGATGAGTTTAACGAGCCGATGAATCTGAACCAAATCGTCACCCGCTTAACCTTACGCGATATGCTGGAACGGGGCGAAGAGGACGATGACAGTGATCAAGTCCAATTAATGACGCTTCATGCCTCCAAAGGGCTAGAATTTCCGTATGTGTTTTTAATCGGCATGGAAGAAGGCATTTTGCCGCATCAAACCAGTATTGACGAAGACAACGTGGAGGAAGAACGCCGTTTGGCGTATGTGGGCATTACTCGTGCGCAACGAAATCTGTGGTTTTCCTTATGTAAGGAACGGCGTCAGTTCGGCGAATTGATTCGTCCGGAGCCAAGTCGATTCTTGCTAGAATTACCGGAAGATGATTTGCAATGGGAACGAGACAAACCGCCGTTAAGTGTGGAACAGCAACAGGCGAAAACGCAAAGCCATATCGCCAATTTACGGGCAATTTTACGCGGGAAATAA
- a CDS encoding MerR family transcriptional regulator: MKIGKLAKAVGCSVDAIRFYEQKGIMPRPLRSAGGFRLYTDEHVQRLSFICYCRSLDMSLEEIKLLLSLDAASEQKKTEINQLLDRHIQDIAKHIHRLQHLRMNLLQLKQQCGASEQQNLLQILQRSHAKFRPIR; this comes from the coding sequence ATGAAAATAGGGAAGTTAGCCAAAGCGGTTGGTTGTAGTGTGGATGCCATTCGATTTTATGAACAAAAAGGCATCATGCCACGCCCGCTTCGTTCTGCAGGTGGTTTCCGTTTATACACGGACGAACATGTGCAGCGCTTGTCATTTATTTGTTATTGCCGATCTTTGGATATGTCCCTGGAAGAAATCAAATTGCTCTTGAGTTTAGACGCCGCATCGGAACAAAAAAAGACGGAAATTAATCAATTACTCGATCGACATATTCAAGACATCGCCAAGCATATTCATCGTCTGCAACATTTACGCATGAATTTGTTGCAATTAAAACAGCAATGTGGCGCATCGGAACAGCAGAATTTACTGCAGATCTTACAGCGTAGCCATGCGAAGTTCAGACCGATAAGATAA
- the secA gene encoding preprotein translocase subunit SecA — translation MLRTIATKIFGSRNDRVLRRLNKIVVKINKLEPEYEALSDEQLKAKTAEFRDRLAQGATLESLMPEAFATVREASKRVLGMRHFDVQLIGGMVLNSRCIAEMRTGEGKTLTATLPCYLNALPGKAVHVVTVNDYLARRDAETNRPLFEFLGLTVGVNVPGMSPEEKRAAYAADITYATNSELGFDYLRDNLAHAPQERFQKDLYYALVDEVDSILIDEARTPLIISGQAEDSSELYIAIDKLIPVLIKQDKEDTEEYQGTGDYTLDLKTKQAYLTERGQEKCEQWLIEHGFMKDTESLYSPSKISLLHHVMAALRAHTLFERDVDYIVKDGEIVIVDEHTGRTMAGRRWSDGLHQAIEAKEGVRIQSENQTVASITYQNYFRLYEKLAGMTGTADTEAFEFQKIYGLETVVIPTNRPMIRDDRTDVMFETEEYKFNAIIEDIKDCVARNQPVLVGTISIEKSELLSNALNKAGIKHNVLNAKFHAQEAEIVANAGYPGAVTIATNMAGRGTDIVLGGNWKAEVDKLENPTPEQIEAIKSAWQERHNIVKQAGGLHIIGTERHESRRIDNQLRGRSGRQGDPGSSRFYLSLDDALMRIYLNEGKLNMMRKAFSQPGEAMESKLLAKVIASAQAKVEAHNFDGRKNLLEFDDVANDQRHAIYEQRNELLENDDISETIDVIRQDVFNSVIDQYIPPQSLEEQWDVPALEQRLKQDFALDLPITKWLDEDNHLHEETLRERIIQAATDEYKRKEELAGAQTMRNFEKGVMLQTLDELWKEHLSAMDHLRRGIHLRGYAQKDPKQEYKKESFQMFTEMLDALKLSVVTTLSRVQVRTQEEMEEAERLRQELAQREAAAMQYHNEESQDEQGAQNAVEEHHKIGRNEPCPCGSGKKYKHCHGSRAKH, via the coding sequence ATGCTTAGAACTATTGCAACTAAAATTTTTGGCAGCCGTAATGACCGTGTTTTGCGCCGCCTCAATAAAATCGTCGTCAAAATTAATAAACTTGAGCCGGAATACGAAGCGTTAAGCGATGAACAACTCAAAGCCAAAACGGCAGAATTCCGTGACCGTTTAGCACAAGGCGCAACCTTGGAAAGTTTAATGCCGGAAGCATTCGCGACCGTGCGTGAAGCCAGTAAACGTGTGCTTGGCATGCGTCATTTCGACGTGCAACTTATCGGCGGTATGGTGCTTAACAGCCGCTGTATCGCGGAAATGCGTACCGGTGAAGGGAAAACCTTAACCGCGACATTGCCTTGCTATTTGAACGCGTTACCGGGCAAAGCCGTGCATGTGGTTACCGTGAATGACTATCTTGCCCGCCGCGATGCGGAAACCAACCGTCCATTATTCGAATTTTTAGGTCTAACTGTCGGTGTCAATGTGCCAGGCATGTCACCGGAAGAAAAACGCGCAGCATACGCAGCGGACATTACTTATGCCACCAACAGTGAGCTAGGTTTTGATTATTTGCGTGACAACTTGGCGCACGCCCCGCAAGAGCGCTTTCAAAAAGATCTCTACTATGCGTTAGTGGATGAGGTGGACTCCATCTTAATCGACGAAGCGCGTACGCCGTTAATCATTTCCGGTCAGGCAGAAGACAGCTCCGAACTGTATATTGCTATCGACAAGTTGATTCCTGTCTTAATTAAACAAGACAAAGAAGATACCGAAGAATATCAAGGTACAGGCGATTACACGTTGGATTTAAAAACCAAACAAGCTTACCTGACCGAACGTGGGCAAGAAAAATGCGAACAATGGTTAATTGAACATGGGTTCATGAAAGACACCGAATCCCTTTATTCACCGTCTAAAATTTCTTTGTTACACCACGTTATGGCGGCATTGCGCGCTCATACCTTATTTGAACGTGATGTGGATTACATTGTAAAAGATGGCGAGATTGTTATCGTAGATGAACACACCGGTCGTACGATGGCAGGTCGTCGTTGGTCGGACGGCTTACACCAAGCCATCGAAGCCAAAGAAGGGGTTCGCATTCAAAGCGAAAACCAAACTGTCGCCTCTATCACTTACCAAAACTACTTCCGTTTATACGAGAAATTAGCGGGGATGACCGGTACGGCGGATACGGAAGCCTTTGAATTCCAAAAAATTTATGGCTTAGAAACCGTCGTCATTCCGACCAATCGTCCAATGATCCGTGACGATCGCACTGATGTGATGTTTGAAACAGAAGAATACAAATTCAACGCCATTATTGAGGACATCAAAGATTGTGTGGCCCGTAACCAACCTGTTTTGGTCGGGACAATCTCCATTGAAAAATCCGAATTACTCTCTAATGCGTTGAATAAAGCTGGCATTAAGCATAATGTATTGAACGCCAAATTCCACGCACAAGAAGCGGAAATCGTCGCCAATGCAGGGTATCCGGGAGCCGTCACTATCGCCACCAACATGGCGGGGCGTGGTACCGATATCGTGCTGGGAGGTAACTGGAAAGCGGAAGTGGATAAATTGGAAAATCCAACGCCAGAACAAATTGAGGCAATCAAATCCGCATGGCAAGAACGCCATAACATTGTAAAACAAGCCGGTGGTTTGCACATTATCGGTACTGAACGCCACGAATCCCGTCGTATCGACAACCAGTTGCGCGGTCGTTCCGGTCGTCAAGGGGATCCAGGTTCTTCCCGTTTCTATTTATCCTTAGACGATGCGTTAATGCGTATTTACCTCAATGAAGGCAAACTTAACATGATGCGCAAAGCCTTCAGCCAACCTGGCGAGGCCATGGAGTCTAAATTATTAGCGAAAGTGATTGCCTCTGCACAGGCAAAAGTGGAAGCGCACAACTTCGATGGGCGTAAAAACTTACTCGAATTTGATGATGTGGCAAACGACCAACGTCATGCGATTTATGAACAACGCAATGAATTGTTAGAAAATGACGATATTTCTGAAACTATCGATGTGATTCGTCAGGACGTATTCAACAGCGTTATCGATCAATACATTCCGCCACAATCACTGGAAGAACAATGGGATGTGCCGGCATTGGAACAACGTTTAAAACAAGATTTCGCGCTGGATTTACCTATCACCAAATGGCTGGATGAAGACAATCATCTGCATGAAGAAACCTTGCGTGAGCGTATTATTCAAGCGGCTACGGATGAATATAAACGCAAAGAAGAATTGGCCGGTGCACAAACCATGCGCAATTTTGAAAAAGGCGTAATGTTACAAACCCTAGATGAACTTTGGAAAGAACATTTATCTGCGATGGATCACCTACGCCGTGGTATTCATTTACGCGGTTATGCACAAAAAGATCCGAAACAAGAGTACAAAAAAGAGTCTTTCCAAATGTTTACCGAAATGTTGGATGCCTTGAAATTAAGTGTGGTCACCACCTTAAGTCGCGTCCAAGTTCGCACACAAGAGGAAATGGAAGAAGCAGAACGTTTACGTCAAGAATTGGCGCAACGTGAGGCGGCAGCAATGCAGTATCACAATGAAGAATCACAGGATGAACAAGGCGCTCAAAATGCGGTAGAAGAACACCATAAAATCGGGCGTAATGAACCTTGTCCATGTGGTTCCGGTAAAAAATACAAACATTGCCACGGCAGTCGTGCCAAACATTAA
- the mutT gene encoding 8-oxo-dGTP diphosphatase MutT, with protein MRKPLVQVAAGIIRNEFGQIYLTQRLEGQDFAQSLEFPGGKVDKGETPEQALKRELEEEIGIVVLNAQLFERFEFEYPTKVISFFFYLVEEWVGEPFGREGQEGFWLAQNELNAGQFPPANAKLIQRLLAES; from the coding sequence ATGAGGAAACCGCTTGTACAGGTTGCAGCCGGGATTATTCGTAACGAATTTGGACAAATTTATTTAACTCAACGCTTGGAAGGACAAGACTTTGCCCAGTCCCTAGAGTTTCCTGGCGGTAAAGTTGATAAAGGGGAAACACCGGAACAGGCATTAAAACGGGAACTAGAAGAAGAAATCGGTATTGTGGTACTCAATGCACAGCTGTTTGAGCGTTTTGAATTTGAATACCCAACCAAAGTGATTTCTTTCTTTTTTTATCTGGTAGAAGAATGGGTTGGCGAGCCCTTTGGGCGTGAGGGACAAGAAGGTTTCTGGTTGGCACAAAACGAACTGAATGCAGGTCAATTTCCACCGGCAAATGCCAAACTCATTCAACGTTTATTAGCCGAATCTTAA
- a CDS encoding DUF5339 domain-containing protein, with the protein MKKLLVAVLLSGFAMSASAGLSKSCETYFAEIDSFVSAVPAAQQAMMKQQYDASKQQLSALPEAAQEQACSQATEQLKQAKAAMGK; encoded by the coding sequence ATGAAAAAACTATTAGTTGCAGTATTATTATCCGGTTTTGCAATGTCCGCATCTGCCGGCTTATCTAAAAGCTGCGAAACATATTTTGCTGAAATCGATTCTTTTGTGAGTGCAGTACCTGCAGCACAACAAGCGATGATGAAACAACAATATGACGCAAGCAAACAACAATTATCTGCTTTACCAGAAGCTGCACAAGAGCAAGCTTGCTCCCAAGCAACTGAACAATTAAAACAAGCTAAAGCAGCAATGGGAAAATAA